A stretch of DNA from Acipenser ruthenus chromosome 21, fAciRut3.2 maternal haplotype, whole genome shotgun sequence:
CACTAACACATGGAGTGGAGACATTGTGTAACAATGGTCCTGCTGCTGTTGCAGATTTTGAAAATCCTATAACAATATTCTCATCTTCCACTGCTTTCAATAGTCAACAAAGACAAcatagaatatattttttaacatacatAAGCACCTGCCTGCTTACCATCAGCCCTCTAAAGTCAGTTAGAATAACTGAATAAAACTAACTTGCAGCAGAGAGATGCTTCTTGTATATATTACATGATACCCACCAGTGATTTGCATAACACAATAATCAGTCACATTTATTCAAAAGTGCAACACAGGTGTATGCGGTTTAGGCAGTTACTTTACAGTATGGTTGTGAATACCTGACATTTCCCTTTCAATGCATTTTGCCCCTTCTCGCTGTCCTTTAAATCTCAGAGTTGCTAGGTGCTGAGGTTCTTCATTATCAGTCACTGTTTTTATTCTCTTACGGGTGACCGAAAGTTGTCACCGCCTTTGTGTTGCCACCTGATTATAAAAAGGATTACTGCCGAGCCCTGGGGACCGTTACTATAAGATAATCGTGAAGGCTCTATAAAAAGATAACTCTGCCCTCCAGTTGTATTTTAGTTTCTCAGGGCTCCAACGTCTGTTGACTTAATCCCACCAGAGGAGCCTGTGATCCCTTTGAACTGCAGAGAGACATCATTAGTGATTGCTGCATATTCAACAAATTGGCaggtgttttggggggggggggggggcggggggggggcggGCTGCCAGTGCATTGAGTGCTTTAATGATGGTGATTCATCAAACTCACCTTTCACTAGGTAGCAGGGATGGATGGGATGATGGGAGAGTCTGGAACCAAAATGATCTTGATTGATATTTCAGAtcattttatttcagaaaaaaggTGATGCTTCGTTCCTTAGCTGGTAtttgaaggtattttttttttatagagcaacaattaaaaaatattcagattttaaaaaaaacagtatatatgtatacagcGCAACGTCATTTTGGAGCTATCAGACTAACACAAGAAAAATTTATATTGAGAGCAGTGAATTAGTGAACTGGCCCTGTGAAGTTATAGCAGTAACGAAGCTCTAActcaatcacagtcctggagggccctTCCTCtctaggtttaacaggtacaataaaCTACTTCAGGCTCTGGATGGGTGTTTAATTGAGTCAATTAAACAATGtacaacagggttggaacaaagaccaggagtgttAAGACCACactgcccacccctgctctaactCAAACCTGCGCATCTTTGGAAACTGACATACTTGCTTTCTGGGGCCCAGGATATCCAGGATGTGTCCAAATTCGTGAAAAGTTTTAGCTTGAGAGACGGCGCTGATAACCTGCTTCTCTCGAGAATATTAAACTGTCAGTCTAATCCCCAGGAAAACACAGACAGCTCCACTCCAGCTTCCGACTAGACAGTGGAGCAGAACTGACAGCGGAGTTCCAGGTCATTAAATATGCAGGTCACAGGAATGCTGTGATGTTTTTCCCAGATCTGGAGGCTAAACCCTTGTGGAGATCCTTCATCTCCGTTCACAGGTTCTCTGGCCCTGAACTGCAGAAAACCCCAGTGGCCAGATTCACTCAGGATTAACTACAGTGTTTAATGGCACCTCCACCCTATGGATCTATTAAATACAGCAGCCTTTATGAATCATCATTTGCAGAACAGTTAACCAGCCCCCTAAATTGCTTATGCAATGTATTTACTGTCACCATGCACTGATGGATCGTGCCCGTGTGATGGATCGTATTTCACTCCGGTCACATGACACACCGGGGACAAGTTTTCAGAGCGTTAACTCCAGTCTTCAATTGTACCATCTGTTTCGAATCCCAAGTAACTAGAAGTGAAGTCGCCTGGAGCAACAAGCCAGTTGTTGATCTCTGTCCAGAGCCTTGGTTACAACCTGGCCTCCCCCTTTCTAGACAAAGACTAGCTGGGTTCATAATCATGAGTAGGACAAACTCGAGGGACTTTTATTCAGGAGGGAAACAAATGCAGACTCATTAATCAATGTAGTGCCGACTGCTTGGAAAGGTAATCAAAGACAGATAATGAACGAGAAGGTGGTCGGCACACCTTGGCACTCAGGTCAGCCACTGCGGTACTCAATGGAATAATACTGGTCTCTTCGGACAGTCAAGAAGTGGGTTGTCTCAGCTGTCAAgactatttataaataaataaacactacagaCAAATATAAGGGGCatgatattaaaaagaaaaatgtatcaaATGCAAGACTATTTGTTAGTATGTTTTGCAGATAAGGGTAAAGTGTGCTATGCTGGATAAAATATTAGAAAGAGTTACACCCTGTTGTATTTTGGACCAACTGGAGCTTAGTGTGAAGTCCAGTGAAAAGGAAGCACCAATAATCAATGTAACTGAAGCGTGGGAGAGCCTTCCCTTGTCAAAGAACGGAGAGGAGTGGTATTTGGTTACACAACAGCACACTGATTGATTCGAAGGAATTCAAAAACAATATTCAATTACCATGATAGAATTTGACAGTACACGATGAAACCTGCTCGTATTTGTATGCCTTCAGAACAATGTTTCCATTTAATTCTACCTCTTTTCTCTCGTGTCAAAAGCGCCTTTTAAATGATGTGCATAACGTACAAGCAGAGGAACGCATGAATGATTTCAGAGCTCGATAAAATTCATTTAGAAGCAATGCATCAGATGTGACCCAGGGCAAATTCATTTTGCTGTCAACAAGGGAAAGAGAAGCTCATAATGatgagggagagagcagagacacacagcgCAGGCACTGCACTAGACATCTTAAAGGTGCACACAGAAACATGGCTAGAATTCAGTGACATTTGAACCATATTATCTTGTTAAATGCCATATTTAAATATGGCTGTTGAaaatacttttgtgtgtgtgtctgtgtattttatTCCCCCATGATCTGTTTGACAGTATAATGTGTCGCATCCCACACGGTTGATCCACGCAAGAAATGTATCTGACCTTatgaaaaatacacaaaatgtatCTGTGGTTAAAAATGTGTCCAGAGTTATTAAGTAAACAGGCCAAACTTTGTTTTGGTCACTAGAGATATGAAACATGAACTGGACTGTAACTCGCATCATTAGctacagcagtggttctcaattcTGGCTCttgagatctattccagtcctggtctttattccaagcagaaCCAATTAAACCCTCATTCCAGACCCTGAAGTCGGTAATTATaatcattgtacctgttaaacctggagtggaatggcgcTCCAGGACCACCATTGGACACCCCTGCCTGTGACGGTTTCCCTCCTTGGGATCCCTGAGACGATTACAGTACAGatgtgtgtataaataatcttctataaaagtatttaatttatttaggtatacgttttgttttgtaaaactccAGCGAAGTACACcgattgggttttttttttttaaatctaggaaACGAGGGAATGAGGTGAGGAACCCCAGAGGACACTCCCAGCACAAAGCTGTAGGAATCCAAAATCAGAAGATACCTGTGAACCCAATGAAAAGACTCCCACCAGGTCTGTACATTACAATCAGCCCCAGCTCCCGTCATTAAAAACATCAGCAGCTGGGCTTGAGGGGTAAATGAATTATTGACGGCTGCTTCATCTCATTAAAGTCAGCAGCTCTTTCTACGGTCATGAATTTTTCAATAGATGCTTGTACCAAGCGCCTACTAATAGACATTTTACAGAAGTGTGTTTCAGTAGTTTATTATAATGTAGTACACagagcctgaaaaaaaaaaagaatcaatcaAAGAAGATGTTTTATTAACTCTTCCCATTGTCTGGTGATGGGGCTTCCTTGAAGCACGTTCATGTCAAATGACAGGGTGCTGTTAAAGCTTTTCATGGACACCTCTGCAGCAACGGGTGTCAAAGGAGTACGCAGCTCTGCAAATCAGCTTGCCATTGGGGGTTCAAAGTCAAAGTCGTTACAATGATATCAACGTTAGAACCTGAGGTTCTCGCAAAAACAATCAGGGGGCTGTAAGCCCGTCCTTTGGAAAGGAAAAATCATACCCCGTTTATCTTCACATCCATTTGGGACACATCTGTCTGGATTAAATGAAACTTTGTTACTTataatatttagaaataaatacttTAGTCGCATCAAGGCAGATTCTGATGGCATTAGGGTTGTGGCTGAGTCCTGCCCAGTCACCAGTTATCTTTTGGCTTCTTATTATATTTTGATTGAAATTAAGCACAGAAGAGGGAAATACGCAAGAACTGCCACATATTTACCTATGACTTTATTTCACAAACCTGCACACCTCCAGTTTAGAACGTAATGGTTCTGTTAAATTGCAGGTTCACAGTTTCAGCACAGCGGCAGGGTCTGATTCAGATGGACAAGATGAAATCAGTTTAATTCTTTCAGACAAGCCAGTCTTTATTTAGAGCTGAGCTTTGACTGGCAGAGTGATGTTGGTCTAGTTAGCAGCAGCAGAGCTGTCAGCACCTTTAAATAAACAGAGCACCAAGCTTCCTGAAATGGACTGATGTAGAAAACAGCATCAAGGCAAAACTGTTATTTGTCCCTTTGCAATCTGTTGTCAGTTTCTGTTGTCAATTCATGGTACTGGCACTTATAGTGTGTTATTTATATGCTAGTTATTCAACTTGTTTTCCAATGTAAATGACGATTTGCATTTAAACTGCTAAACTGTGACCATAGAAGCAAACATAACATTTCAATGGCATTTGAACTGTATGTAGTTGTATTTGAAAAGGCTAGAGTGAAGTTCATTTAGAAATACTGCACAATTCAAATCTCCTTTTAGGCCTTCGCTGCACTTGCAACATTGGGCCACCTGGTGGCACTGTGCTCAGGGTAGAAATCTCAGTCAAAGAAATCACGTCACATTACTCAGCCACCTCTTTGGGCTGTCAGCAGAAAGTTAATGAAAGCCTCATGCCCAGTTGCACAGAGACACTAAAGCCTCTAGACAAGCCATTTAGTTTGGTTTTGCTCTAATATACACAGTCTACACTCTTGTCACGAAGCCAAGGAATTTATTACAGTCGGCTCTGTAGTAATATTCATCAATGTAAGGAGAGCATTTAGAAAGAAGCAGAAAAGTGAATTATTTTGGCGTTGTCCTTCTAAAGGCAACCAGAACACAATTTCAATACAAAGCTCTCTTCTTGAAGACGCCAGCTTTATGGTCTTGAAATCTGGACACATTTCAGCGGATCCTTTTTTTAATACACCTTTTGAAGTTAACAACACAGAATAGCACTTTCCTTTAACACATTCTAACTTTTATCAATACAGTGGATTATGGAGAATAACATGGGTTTTAAACACTCACATATGAGAAACAAGGTATGAGCTCTCACTCTGAAATCAACCCCCAACTGACTTGACATTCTATATCATAAAACAGCAAGATCTGTGCCCCAGTCACCCAGCAATTTGGAGTAATTTAAACTGCTTACCACTTCTACTCCACAGACAATACCACCTAATGATTGCGCTCCACAAGTGTTGCAATACATCACATTCCCATTACCTGAAAAGAATTGGATCACACCTAGAACAGCGGAACTGAGACTGCCACCTCTCCCTAAAGGATAAAATAACTGGTTTTGCAGCAAGTCATTTTCTTACCTCGGTCCCTTGCTGTGGAATGCACTTTCTACGGATTTttgatttagtttcttttaaaacttctaaaagaaactaaatcaaGTAGACCACTGTTTCGGATAAAGCCCTCGTATTATACACTCATACTATTTCTGCAGTCCAGTAAAAACATTCATTTGCTTACCACCGCAGGTGCGATCTATTTCGGAGAAACCTACCCTGGTTCAGTCAACTAAAACAGCAACCGTCCCTGCAGATGGGAAGGATCGGACTGTTTCATCAATACTGCGGCACATCTGGGAGGGCGTTCTTCTGTTCTACTGTCAATGGTGTCACAATCAATACCAGAgtgaaagggaaaataaaatgatgactgggttttgtgcttttatttttaaacagtagcTGCTTCTTCATCCCTATACACCAGCAAACACGACTTTACCAATgccatcaagaaaaaaaaaagaaacaaaatgtaaaaaatgaatacaCTGTAAAATCGACAAGGGCTTGATAAACCTGTGGGCTCCACACAACTCTTGAGATGTTGATTAAGAGAATGTCTGACAAGCATGGGCAGTGACAGCGTACTTGTGTGGTTCAACCTTTGGGTGAAAATAGACTCTACAGACATTTGGAAAAGGCCAGATTCATTTCCATTAATTGTTCTGCTGCCTTCTTCTGGAGGAGTTTGTAtgtcatttgaagtgttttgtaGTACAACCAGTTTCCCAGCACAGTGCAAGAGAGGCAGCGGGCAAGAACTCTTTCAGTCATTACCATGCATTTGTTTAGTCCCTGTCCCTGTGCACACCCACAGTATGAGAGTTGAAAGAATGGAAACCCAGGCTGTGCACCCATCACAGCTCAGCATCTCAGGGCTGTGTCGTTTGTTCATCCCCACTCTGTGACAGGTACGTCCTTCCACCCCCCGGGAGGGGGAGGGAGCAAGGAGGCCGGGAGATCTGGGAATGACATGAACTGTGCCGGAAGCTCGCTTCCAAATGAACTTTCCGCTCCTTCCACTTGAAGAATGCTGTCAAGAGAGGGAGGCATCGTTTGTAATTCATAACAGTTCCTGCCCAGGATAAAACATATCATGTATTTACAACAGGGAAGGCATTTAAGAGTGCGAATCAGCAGATCGAGGCTTTATATTGCAGTGTGTCACAATCAAGCACAGGCACACCAGCCCTATTTGACGAGGATTACTCGCAAAGAGGGATTGCGACTCAAGAACTGTTATTAACATTTCATAAAGCACAAGGGAAATGACTTTCCCTTTTTCAATCtcttgggaaaaaaaacaagttgATATATCTACCCTGTGGCACTGAGAATGGATACAGCAGTATTGCCCTAATATATTTTTGCACAGTCAGGTAATTGATGTGCGTGTATCAGTGAAGCATGGGGAGgtttactgctgtaaactcatATTTGCAAACTGCTAAAAGCAACGTAGGCGGGAATGGATTACTAAAACAGCAGCTCTCATACAGTTTGAGTGCAGAAAAGAAAAATGGACACGCTTTCACAGAGATATATGGAGATGCATCCGATTTAAGTACAGTGAGTTTAGACTAACACCAGTGATTTATGAAATACCTTCAATGCAATTTAATTGCGTTCTTTGCTTTTTAGATgcctcctctccctccttcatTTATTAAAACTACAAGCCTTTCATAAGATGCTCTCTCTGTGCTCAGTATTCTTTACCTGCTGCTGTCTGTGGCTTcactcctcttctctctcctggCCAGCCAGTCCTCAATGCTCCTTTCAGTGGATTTCCTGGCCTCACTGGGATCCTCTCTGGCTCTTCGTTCCTCTGTTTAACACAAAGAGACACTCTGTCTTCATTCCAAGGGAATCACTTAGGCTGCACAGGGGTTCCATATGTGTCAGTGGGAGTCTAACTAGGGCAAAGAGCATCATTCAAATGCCAACTTGAATCATATTTACTGACATCTCTGTAATGTGAACATCAGTAGCAGGCATGCTCCCTGCCTTGTAATACACTGTGCTTTGATACTAAGTGATCTGTTACTTATTGGGCTTGACAACTTCAGCTGTATTGATATGTTTTACCTCCTGTATCAGTTTACTCTCCGCTGAGTATTAGCCTTCAGTAAAAACAGATATAtatggttttagtttttttttttaattattcatgtcTGTGACACTTTGTTCATGTGTGGGGCATCCAGCACTGTCTAACCATTTCACTGACATCTAATTTCAGGCAGATACATTAACTCACGAACACTCTCAGTAACCTTACTGGCATACATTATAAACTTGTGGTTTAGGGGCAAATAGGCTGCACAATGAACAGCAATATCAATACTTGATATTGTTCTTTAGTAACAAATTGCGTAAGGCAGCACTGGGCAGGGTCTaattgtttgaaatacattttgaatttttttgtattaaaacaatcACCATAACATACATAATGCAACTTGCACCCCAGTCAAAAATACTGATACGAAATGAATTTCCTGATTGCACTTTCATCTGTTCAATCCAGGACCTCTCTCAAACAGAAACTGACAGCAGTTCTGAACTGTGGGGGTGTTCTCATGATGTAAAACACGAGCATACACTGTGTTCCCTTAGGAGATAGGAATGTAGGTCACCACTCTCCCCAGTTCTGAGGAGCTAAGTTACTGATGAACACTTCCTTGGTACTTTCAACCCCCTTCCTTTTCCTCTCCAAACGTGAGCAGCCAAACTGGGATTCAGCAAATAGAAGCAGCTACAATTCTGAAAACTGTCTGCTCGATGTCACTTTTCTTTGCCCCCCAGTCCTGTTGAAATGTGTGCACAGCGCACTAGCTACCCCTAGTGTGAGAAAAAGCTCACTTACCTTCTACCTGTTCTTTTAATCTTTCCATATCTTCCTCTGTCAGGTGAGAGAATCTGCAGTTCATACCGAATACACACTGACCTTAAAATGGACAGAAACAAGACAACAGACCCAATTACACCTTGTTGATCCATTAAGTTATCAAACCTCTTTGTGTTGGAATTACATTGTATCGTTTACTGGCAATGGGGGACAATGATGCATTCTCACCTGTCTGCAGAAACTTCCTGCATGGTTTTTTAGCTTGTTCATCAGCTAAGATGAGTGCTGCatctataacaaaataaatacatatatgtaaAATACTACACACGGCCCAGAGCTCCAACGGTAAAATGTAACAATCTCATTTTAAACCTGATTTTGTTATCACCAAAGTTGCAATTAAACCACAATGCATGACATTGTTGATACCTGGTTGAAAATCCAAAAAATAAGtgatagaaaacacacacactaatgttCCTACTCAGAATCGAACCAGCATATATTGCAGTAATACTAAATCATGGAGCTATGATGACACCTAAGTTTTTGTTTCAACctgttcctatatatatatatatatatatatatatatatatatatatatatatatatatactaacatTTCTATTGTATTTGCACTTGAAAGCCACAGAGCTTTTAAACTAAATGCCTATGCTCTGGCTGAAGCAAGAACTTGGACTGCAAGCGTGGAGAGAGTCTACCTCTGAAGAGGTCGAACCAAGCCTTTTTGGCTCTGTGATGCTGGACTCCGTTCAGGTGCTTCTTGCGGTTATGCATGTTGTCCTGGAAGGACCGATCGCAGTAGTCGCACAAGTATCTCTTTCCCATGACTGCGGTGAGAGTCTGCCGCCGGAGTCGCTGCTTTCCTGGCTGTGTGAGTGCGAGTTTGTAACAACACTTGTCAGGACACACACATCACAACAGATGCTCCATATGTACACGTTTAAATCATAACATCTCATTTATCATATGTCTATCATCATATATTACATTAGGTCCtgtagtgttgttgtttttttcatttgtagaCCATGTTTTCTAATGTATATTACATTATCACAACGTAAATTAAACGCTTACCCACAGTTCAGTTATCCTGCAAACATTGCTTATTTCCTGTAATGGTCTTAATGttattctgggagttgtagtttacTATTTCGGCTCACACAAGAAAAGATCACATCTCCCAGTAGTCTACGCGGTATTAAGACTACAAACCCACAGTGCACCGGCAAATACGTCATTTTTCCCCACATTCGTTTCCGGTCCTCGTTCTGTGAGCACTGCAGCAACCAACATGGCGTTTGGTAGGCAGGTCTATAATTTGGTCTTCAGGAGGAGCTCAACATTCGCGCTGTCCATCTTGGTGGGAGCCGTTGTGTTTGAGCGGATGTTCGACCAGGGCGGAGACGCGATTTTTGAACACCTGAACAAAGGGGTGAGTCAAGTCGATGTGAAAGGGCTCTGAGTTTACCTTTCACCTCAGCCAGCAATGCACACCGCAGAGCAGGCCTGACCTTTCCGTGTAGGAAGGGCAGTGTTTTCTTAACGGgtggttgtgttttttaaaatagtGCAACCGTTGTCAAATTGCTTATTGTTCAGATTTTAAAACTGACACAAGACATGATGGTTTCTTCGTTATTTCGCTGAATTGTTAACCGATTAATTTAGGACGCACCGCTTCAAAATGAGAGCGAATGTTATTACTGTCAGACTTGACCTTTGCCACCGTTGTTCTGGTAGATTATATCAAAGTCTTCAAAAGTAGCTCGCCCCCAATAAAATATAGTGTGATAGTTGGACTGTTTTTGCAGAATTACGCCCCTTTCAACTAAATCTAGTAAGTTGAACTGATATGATAACCTTGGCATATACACGTCTATAGCCACTGTATAGTAGTGTTTCGTATACGTCTGTATGAGTTATACTGGAACATGCTTTAAAATCATCAGTATATCACCACCAgagtgtattttgttttgaatctGCGAAGTGTCAACCAAAGCATACCTGGGCTGTCTGACAGAGTTGCATTGTGACAGACAAGTTACCCGAGTTGCCTCTGTAAGAATTATACTTGACAATGATAGTGATTcgattaatacaaaaataaatgaattcagTTGTTTAAGTTTAAATAACCCTTTAGCCAGTACTGTGTGtccttattgttttattttttattttttagaaacttTGGAAGCACATTAAACACAACTATGAGAGTCACGATAAAGAGTAACGTGGCGGTTTGCTGGTGTGATGACTCCATTCCCTGCTGTGTTTGTTGGGGCTCCACTGACAGGCATGAGCAGTCGAAGACATCAATGTTTCACTGGATCTTGAAGACCCCAGAAATTCAATCTTTTGGGACTGGTGCTGCGTTTGATTTTCTGCCTCTCGGAGTCTTCTCCAGGCATTCAGAACACCGCTAATCAAAGTGCTGGCCTTCAGTCTGTTTCATCTGTTCTGTTTAATCTGTCAGTTGTATTGTAAATCTTGAGTAGATGCTGTTAATAAATTCATTTAAACCatgttattttaactttttttgcaTAGTTTGCTCTTTTGCCACTTAATTAAAGGGCTGTTTAAGATATGTACGCTGTGGCAAACAACTAAGGGATGCTCAGAGATATGAATATTAAGCATTTGTATGCAGGTACAAGTAATTAAAATGAACAAGTATAAGTAATTATTGTCAGTGGTTATCACACTCCATATTAATAAAACTTTAGACTGATGTTGGATATTAAAATATTACCATCATCTGATATCCTTTGCATTCAAATTACGCTAGTGGTCTTGGCATTAGGCTATTTCAGTATAGGATTTGTAGCTTTTAGTATACAGCAAGGGAATGTAAGATAGTCTTTtgaaaatatttgtattcatgAATATTGATCTGTCCAACATTAATGAAAAACCACATTGTAATCATCAATACCAATGAACTGTTCATTTAGCTAGTGTAAGATTCCATCTTTTGGTGTAGAACCAGTCATGTTCACTCTGCTGCAGGTTCTTCTCTTTTGTCCAGTTACTTCTGAAAAAAACTACTTCTTGATGGGGCTTGTTGCTTAGGACTTGCACACTGATTAAGGCATTAGCTGAAAGAGTTGTCTACTTGGCTTAGGTCTTTAAAAGTGTTACCTCTGCTAAAGATCTAGCTCTGTGATAGAGTGAATTGAGCTAACCATTCATCATACACAGTATTGTTCAGCTCCTGGGGGATAGCCCGTTTTTACCAATACATGCAACAAAAGGCTAAATAAACCTCTCAATAAACATGAATATTTCTGGTCCAGGGGAATATGCTTCTGCCTGGTGGGATGGGGACCAACTGGTTGATGTCTAGGGTTTTGTCCGTGTCTTCGAATTGACTGAGGTGGAACTGCAGGGTAAGTTTCCAGGTCATCACCCTGAGTGCAAGGAAAGCTGCAAGCACCTCAGAAAGGAGGAAGAGCAGGTAGATGACGTGGACAGCCCTCTCCAGTGGAAGGATGATGATAGCCTCGTCCGTCAGGAAGAACAGGAGAATGGGGAGCTGGAACAGGAAGGTGAGGAGCCAGAATCCAGCCAGCTCTGGAACCTGATGAGATGGGTTGAGGACGGGAATATTATTCTGATCTCAGATCGTATTGGAAGCCAAATACCTTCAACAACCAATATGGCGATATGCTCTGGAACATGGTGGTGGCCATTGTAGGCCATATTTATGCAGCTATAACCTAGTGGATTCTAATCTCTGATGCAATCACAGTTAAGCAGGTTAtaacaaatattttataaatcttTGTCTATCAAGAGATCCTAAGTAAAGCCACATATTCAAATGTTACCTTTTCCTTCAAGTTCCCTACATAACCAAGGTAGAGTCTCAGGCCCTCCGTAAGAGTGATGATGACCATCCCAATGACCAGGAGAGATTGGTAGTAGCCTGGTAACCAGCAGTACTGCAAAAGAGAAAGATACTGGTGTGGACATTTCAGTCTTGGCTCTGTGTTGGTGACAATACGACTATACGAGTTATTAAAGCCTTCAACATGCAGTACACATACGAAAGGTATTTAGAGCTGTGGCTCAGTGAATTATAGATCATAAGAAAGCTCAATCTGCGCATGGTCTGAATAATGAACCAGACACACGGATGACTGTAACCTAAACTATTGCTTATGGgaatcagtgtggagtagtggttagggctctggactcttgaccggagggtcgtgggttcaatcccaggtggggggacactgctgctgtacccttgagcaaggtactttacctagattgctccagtaaaaacccaactgtataaatgggtaattgtatgtaaaaaaataatgtgatatcttgtaacaattgtaagtcgccctggataagggcatctgctaagaaataaataataatctgctaagaaataaataatgaaggcATCTTTGCGTACCTTTAACTCCAGCATAAGAACTTCAGAAATCCACCAGGAAGGAAAATAGTAGGTATTGAAGTAGAGCAGCATCTGCAGAGGTAGGTGGGACACCATTTCATGTGCTGAAAACAAGAAGAGTAAAccgaataaaaacacacaaagaaaacactCCTTATTTGAGTTATTCAAAAAGCTTTCTCAACGTTAGTTACTTCTGTAAGTTTTGGAAATTCACCCCAAGCCGTCCTCCAAACTAACAGGGCGTGGTGTAGATATATTGATAGATATGGTCGATTGTCTCTATAACACCAATTCTTTAATGGTAcagaaacaggtttaaaatgagGAAGCTCAATGTGATGCTGGTGTGTGCGTCTTTAcaaattaaaagtatattttgatGGTAGTATGGCAGCTAATACTGACCATGCAGTTGGCAGAAAGATATCTGTCATTAGTTTAGTCAGCAGTTGGCACAATGTACGATGCTGGTATAATATAGACAACTGTCCCAAAATCACTGGAAGTACCCAAACTCTAATTGGTATTGTGGTAATGATTCATATGCAGCTCACTATGTAATTGTTCCCCTGAAAAACTATGCCTTTCCATTTCTTTGAAATACACGTATAGTTTCAACTAATGATAAAAACACAGAAACCatgtcaaaagtttttttttttattaataaaacacttGCTCCAATTTGgtttacatcatcatcatc
This window harbors:
- the LOC131699021 gene encoding zinc finger matrin-type protein 5-like; translation: MGKRYLCDYCDRSFQDNMHNRKKHLNGVQHHRAKKAWFDLFRDAALILADEQAKKPCRKFLQTGQCVFGMNCRFSHLTEEDMERLKEQVEEERRAREDPSEARKSTERSIEDWLARREKRSEATDSSSILQVEGAESSFGSELPAQFMSFPDLPASLLPPPPGGWKDVPVTEWG
- the LOC131699022 gene encoding cytochrome b-c1 complex subunit 9-like encodes the protein MAFGRQVYNLVFRRSSTFALSILVGAVVFERMFDQGGDAIFEHLNKGKLWKHIKHNYESHDKE
- the LOC117427068 gene encoding transmembrane protein 17A-like, whose protein sequence is MRLGIERQHRAWSQAEEKLPVVRKNDEYIHSHEMVSHLPLQMLLYFNTYYFPSWWISEVLMLELKYCWLPGYYQSLLVIGMVIITLTEGLRLYLGYVGNLKEKVPELAGFWLLTFLFQLPILLFFLTDEAIIILPLERAVHVIYLLFLLSEVLAAFLALRVMTWKLTLQFHLSQFEDTDKTLDINQLVPIPPGRSIFPWTRNIHVY